The Mercenaria mercenaria strain notata chromosome 8, MADL_Memer_1, whole genome shotgun sequence genome has a segment encoding these proteins:
- the LOC123566674 gene encoding putative amine oxidase [copper-containing] has product MSWEFISWKGHTSSESFTAHKMSDSGTPGKYRRVIGVCRIVVIVLSVAVIALIVAFALVVSQMQNKLDSKTESCPASSSRINLDPPDVLPPFHDLTREEILSIKEYLYGQSDLNLVKPSEIACNVSYIYTMELHIPNKEQTLNFLDKGRSPPEREASVVIFRGDRPEPYVQEYIVSPLPNPIRKKAQTPRPFRYRPLTAPEIVGAVTKLHVEIKSKVGKILEESYGGTLGDCAENCLEFQMITPMSPASSGETMARKMWFWLTPVVEFWSLHPLDFLVLMDLTSNEVEKYTIDKIYYGNQMFKSLENLLRSYETGSVTKTKIAFPTKDKKLYSSMNRRGTLFPEEPLLQPTAFEPSGKRYSIEGRHIKYMGWDFDIRMSTISGPQMFDIRYNNERIVYELSLQDIAVFYSADSPAQRFADYVDSVALIGSRVRSLVSGTDCPSHSTYLSADHVIESLEQPFHVDRAFCVFEHNTGLPLRRHLSSSGTMFYEGMMDIVLTVRTIATVVNYDYIFDFIFHQNGAVEVKVVSTGYILTSFRFQPEDNYGFRLRDHVTGNIHHHMFHFKTDMDIHGTKNRFEYIEIKPIKIDNTQWSIEDRARYTQTRMVRNQVKSEKEAAVKYSFDKPKYLTFYNNNVLSPYGVPRAYRLFTRGISKQMVEEGTGQEPSVSWSRYQVAVTKYKEEERRSSSMYAIWDAKDPVVNFQSFIDDNEIINDEDQVTWVTMGIHHIPHMEDIPVTPTVGLDLGFFLLPYNYFDEDPAMGSGDALRIEPSSQRTLNHGLNIYNYGKSGHKQCLPEQSTFMNDIKERPNSIFDKPTGDVTI; this is encoded by the exons ATGAGTTGGGAATTTATAAGCTGGAAAGGACATACCTCATCTGAATCATTCACAG CTCATAAAATGTCCGACTCAGGAACGCCAGGGAAGTACCGACGCGTGATTGGCGTGTGCAGGATAGTTGTTATTGTCCTGAGTGTGGCCGTCATCGCTCTTATCGTCGCCTTTGCGCTCGTGGTGTCCCAGATGCAGAATAAATTGGACTCCAAAACGGAGAGCTGTCCTGCAAGCAGCAGCAGGATAAATCTTGATCCGCCAGACGTTTTACCGCCATTTCATGATCTCACGCGAGAAGAGATTTTgtcaataaaagaatatttatacgGACAATCGGATTTAAATCTCGTTAAGCCGTCTGAAATTGCGTGTAACGTGAGTTACATTTATACTATGGAACTTCATATTCCTAACAAAGAacaaactttaaattttcttGACAAGGGTAGATCGCCGCCAGAAAGAGAAGCCAGTGTTGTTATATTCAGAGGCGACAGGCCCGAGCCTTATGTGCAGGAATATATCGTGAGCCCACTACCTAATCCAATAAGGAAGAAAGCACAGACCCCCCGGCCTTTTCGATACCGTCCGTTAACTGCTCCTGAAATCGTCGGAGCGGTTACTAAGCTGCATgtggaaataaaaagtaaagttgGTAAAATTTTGGAAGAAAGTTATGGTGGAACATTGGGGGACTGCGCTGAAAATTGTCTAGAATTCCAAATGATAACGCCAATGTCCCCGGCATCGTCCGGAGAGACGATGGCAAGAAAAATGTGGTTTTGGCTCACACCTGTTGTTGAGTTTTGGAGTCTCCATCCATTAGACTTTCTCGTACTCATGGATCTTACAAGTAATGAGGTTGAAAAATATACTATAGACAAGATTTATTATGGTAATCAGATGTTCAAAAGCTTAGAAAACCTTCTTAGATCTTATGAAACCGGCTCTgtcacaaaaacaaaaattgccTTTCCGACAAAGGATAAGAAGCTGTATTCTTCAATGAACAGGAGGGGAACATTATTTCCAGAGGAGCCATTATTACAACCTACGGCTTTTGAACCAAGTGGAAAAAGATATTCTATAGAAGGTCGGCATATCAAATACATGGGATGGGACTTTGACATAAGGATGTCTACTATTTCGGGTCCTCAGATGTTTGACATCAGATATAACAATGAAAGAATTGTTTATGAGTTAAGTTTGCAAGACATTGCCGTATTTTACTCAGCCGACAGTCCGGCTCAGAGATTTGCAGATTATGTGGATAGCGTAGCTTTAATTGGGTCACGGGTTCGGTCACTTGTTTCAGGAACCGACTGTCCGTCCCATTCAACTTACCTCAGTGCTGACCATGTTATTGAGTCATTAGAACAGCCATTCCATGTTGATAGGGCTTTCTGTGTGTTTGAGCATAACACAGGTCTTCCACTGCGCAGGCATTTATCTAGTTCCGGTACAATGTTTTACGAAGGAATGATGGATATTGTACTTACAGTTCGAACAATAGCAACAGTAGttaattatgattatatttttgatttcatttttcaccAAAATGGCGCGGTTGAGGTTAAAGTTGTGTCTACAGGATATATACTGACTTCCTTCCGATTCCAACCAGAAGATAATTACGGCTTCCGGTTGCGCGATCATGTGACCGGAAATATTCACCACCATATGTTCCACTTCAAAACGGATATGGACATACACGGAACGAAAAACAGGTttgaatatatagaaataaaGCCGATTAAGATTGATAATACACAGTGGTCTATAGAAGACCGAGCCAGATACACCCAAACAAGAATGGTTCGAAATCAAGTGAAATCAGAAAAAGAGGCAGCAGTAAAGTATAGTTTTGACAAGCCAAAATATCTGACATTCTACAACAATAATGTTCTATCGCCTTATGGTGTACCAAGAGCGTACAGACTGTTCACAAGAGGAATTTCAAAACAG ATGGTCGAAGAAGGCACAGGACAAGAACCATCTGTATCGTGGTCACGGTACCAAGTTGCTGTAACCAAATACAAGGAAGAGGAAAGACGTAGCAGCTCCATGTATGCTATCTGGGACGCCAAGGACCCTGTTGTCAATTTTCAGAGTTTTATTGACGACAACGAAATAATAAATGACGAG GATCAAGTGACCTGGGTGACTATGGGCATACATCACATCCCACACATGGAGGATATACCCGTGACCCCAACAGTCGGCCTTGACCTTGGATTCTTCCTTCTTCCTTACAATTATTTTGATGAGGACCCTGCGATGGGATCCGGAGATGCCTTACGTATAGAACCTAGCAGTCAGCGCACATTAAACCATGGACTTAATATTTACAATTACGGAAAGTCAGGTCATAAACAATGCCTACCGGAACAGTCTACATTTATGAACGATATAAAGGAAAGGCCAAACAGTATTTTTGATAAGCCAACGGGTGATGTTACTATTTAA